The Musa acuminata AAA Group cultivar baxijiao chromosome BXJ1-3, Cavendish_Baxijiao_AAA, whole genome shotgun sequence genome window below encodes:
- the LOC103977309 gene encoding dihydroorotate dehydrogenase (quinone), mitochondrial — translation MAARVWRGSAKDALLNKLKYIYGVGPRRFSATFEAAAGGAPRIPHSSKKGRFLTGTMIGLAIAGGAYVSTVDEATYCGWLFKATRIVNPFFALLDAEVAHRLAVSAAAHGFVPREKRPDPTILGLEVWGRKFTNPIGLAAGFDKNAEAVESLLGLGFGFVEVGSVTPMPQEGNPKPRIFRLPKEGAIINRCGFNSEGIVVVAKRLGAQHGKRKMEETSSTSPSLTEEVKHGGKAGPGILGVNIGKNKTSEDAASDYVQGVHTLSQYADYLVINISSPNTPGLRKLQGRKQLKDLVKKVQAARDEMQWAEEGPPPLVVKIAPDLSKEDIEDIAAVAVALHLDGLIISNTTVSRPDPVSNHPLAGESGGLSGKPLFDMSTNILKEMYILTRGKIPLIGCGGVSSGEDAYKKIRAGATLVQLYTAFAYGGPALIPQIKAELAECLAKDGFKSVQEAVGADCR, via the exons ATggcggctagggtttggaggggCTCTGCGAAGGACGCGTTGCTCAATAAGCTCAAATATATATACGGCGTGGGGCCAAGGCGATTTAGCGCGACCTTCGAAGCTGCCGCCGGTGGCGCTCCGAGGATCCCACATTCGTCTAAGAAG GGAAGGTTTTTAACTGGAACCATGATAGGCTTGGCTATAGCTGGAGGAGCTTATGTCAGTACTGTAGATGAAGCCACATATTG TGGGTGGCTGTTTAAGGCTACCAGGATTGTCAACCCATTTTTTGCACTGCTAGATGCAGAGGTTGCTCATCGTCTGGCAGTATCTGCTGCTGCTCATGGTTTTGTTCCCAGGGAAAAACGACCTGATCCGACAATATTAGGTCTTGAAGTCTGGGGACGGAAGTTTACTAATCCCATTGGACTAGCTGCTGGTTTTGATAAAAATGCTGAAGCCGTTGAAAGCTTATTAGGTTTAGGATTTGGTTTTGTTGAGGTTGGCTCAGTCACCCCCATGCCTCAAGAAGGAAATCCTAAGCCACGTATTTTCAGACTACCAAAGGAGGG TGCTATAATAAACCGCTGTGGGTTCAATAGTGAAGGCATAGTGGTGGTTGCGAAGCGTCTTGGTGCCCAGCATGGTAAGAGGAAAATGGAAGAAACTTCAAGTACTTCCCCTTCATTGACCGAGGAAGTTAAGCATGGAGGGAAAGCAGGTCCTGGCATCTTGGGAGTCAATATTGGCAAGAACAAGACAAGTGAAGATGCTGCTTCTGATTATGTTCAAGGAGTTCATACTTTATCACAATATGCTgattacttg GTTATAAACATTTCTTCACCAAATACTCCTGGTCTTCGCAAACTTCAGGGAAGAAAACAGCTCAAAGATCTAGTTAAAAAG GTGCAAGCTGCTCGTGATGAGATGCAATGGGCAGAGGAGGGACCACCACCCTTGGTTGTAAAAATTGCTCCAGACTTGTCTAAAGAGGACATTGAGGATATTGCAGCT GTTGCTGTTGCTCTCCACCTGGATGGACTG ATCATATCAAATACAACAGTTTCGAGGCCTGATCCTGTAAGTAATCACCCATTAGCTGGAGAATCTGGGGGTTTAAGTGGAAAGCCACTCTTTGATATGTCCACCAACATTCTCAAGGAGATGTATATTCTCACTCGG GGGAAGATTCCACTCATAGGTTGCGGAGGCGTAAGCAG TGGTGAAGATGCATACAAGAAAATTCGAGCTGGAGCAACACTTGTCCAGCTGTATACAGCTTTTGCCTATGGTGGACCAGCATTAATTCCACAGATAAAG GCTGAACTGGCGGAGTGCTTGGCAAAAGATGGTTTCAAGTCTGTTCAGGAAGCAGTCGGTGCAGATTGTAGATAA